The following proteins come from a genomic window of Gammaproteobacteria bacterium:
- a CDS encoding heavy metal-binding domain-containing protein has product MIITTTPTLEGRPVRDYLGIVTGEAIIGANIFKDLFAAVRDVVGGRSNAYERALSDARAHALREMAERAADRGANAVVSVDLDYEVINNMLMVTAAGTAVET; this is encoded by the coding sequence ATGATCATTACAACCACGCCAACGCTGGAAGGACGCCCGGTGCGCGACTACCTCGGCATCGTCACCGGCGAGGCGATCATCGGCGCCAACATCTTCAAGGATCTGTTCGCGGCCGTCCGCGATGTCGTGGGCGGGCGCTCCAACGCATACGAGCGCGCGCTGAGCGATGCCCGCGCGCATGCCCTCCGCGAGATGGCCGAGCGCGCCGCCGACCGGGGCGCCAACGCAGTCGTGTCCGTCGATCTTGACTACGAGGTGATCAACAACATGCTCATGGTGACCGCCGCGGGCACCGCCGTGGAAACCTGA
- the mutM gene encoding bifunctional DNA-formamidopyrimidine glycosylase/DNA-(apurinic or apyrimidinic site) lyase translates to MPELPEAETIARGLTPHLTGRMISGVRVRRPDLLSEPAGAFARGMAGAEIDQVGRRGKNVVWFCFPDTVLVINLGMTGRLLFHPRGDPTPLPIHTGVTFDLAGGDAAVYSDVRRFGRLRRFSGRSWRRWSRTLGVEPLGRSFTARRLAAELARSRSPIRSWLLDQRRVAGIGNIYANEALFLAGIHPALPARAIPAAKVAPLHRAIRRVLRAAIAACGTTLRDYRDPAGLEGSFGPRLVIYGREGQPCVKCPRVVLRTVIGNRSAFHCPHCQPPPQ, encoded by the coding sequence CTGCCGGAGCTTCCTGAAGCGGAGACGATCGCGCGCGGCCTCACGCCGCATCTCACCGGCCGGATGATCTCCGGCGTGCGGGTGCGCCGCCCCGATCTGCTGTCGGAGCCGGCTGGCGCCTTCGCCCGCGGGATGGCCGGCGCCGAGATCGACCAGGTGGGCAGACGGGGCAAGAACGTGGTCTGGTTCTGCTTCCCGGACACGGTTCTGGTCATCAACCTGGGGATGACCGGCCGCCTTCTGTTTCATCCGCGCGGCGACCCCACCCCGCTCCCCATCCACACCGGCGTCACCTTCGATCTGGCCGGCGGCGACGCGGCCGTCTACAGCGACGTGCGCCGATTCGGGCGGTTGCGGCGCTTTTCCGGCCGCTCCTGGCGGCGCTGGTCGCGCACGCTGGGGGTTGAACCGCTGGGCCGTTCCTTCACGGCCCGGCGCCTGGCGGCCGAACTCGCCCGCTCCCGCTCACCGATCCGATCGTGGCTGCTCGATCAGCGGCGCGTGGCCGGAATCGGGAACATCTATGCCAACGAGGCGCTGTTTCTCGCCGGCATCCATCCGGCCCTGCCGGCGCGGGCGATTCCGGCGGCGAAGGTCGCGCCGCTGCACCGAGCCATACGAAGAGTACTGCGGGCCGCCATCGCCGCCTGCGGCACGACCCTGCGGGACTACCGCGACCCTGCCGGGCTGGAAGGATCGTTCGGTCCCCGTCTGGTGATATACGGTCGAGAAGGTCAGCCCTGCGTGAAGTGTCCAAGGGTTGTCCTGAGGACGGTGATCGGCAACCGATCGGCGTTCCACTGCCCCCACTGCCAGCCGCCACCTCAATGA
- the purD gene encoding phosphoribosylamine--glycine ligase, giving the protein MRILIVGNGGREHALLWKLRRDAPAAGFFATRPNAGMAGMARAVDISPTDVRALTSWAESHRMDLVVIGPEVPLALGLADRLEAAGVPAFGPWRAAARIESSKAFAKDLMSAAGVPTADYRVFTDAARAEAHVAEAGGPCVVKASGLAAGKGAIVCDDPDEACVAIRQMLVEGSMGDAGREVVIEERMTGEELSVFALADGERAIPLVASQDHKRVGEGDTGPNTGGMGAYAPVSLATDNLIARVGDEVLDPVLQALAEAGCPFRGLLYAGLMLTDEGPRVVEFNCRFGDPETQVVLPLLEGSLLDPMMAIADGSGLPGHRAGTAGGAAVTTVLAAEGYPGSYRTGAAMEIPESLADDPDVLLFHAGTRRHEGAVLTAGGRVLAATGLGRTLAEAAERSRRAAREIRFEGRYFRSDIGWREMARS; this is encoded by the coding sequence ATGCGCATTCTGATCGTCGGCAACGGCGGGCGGGAGCACGCCCTGCTCTGGAAGCTCCGTCGGGACGCGCCCGCCGCCGGTTTCTTCGCGACGCGCCCCAACGCCGGGATGGCGGGGATGGCGCGGGCGGTCGACATCTCCCCGACGGACGTGCGGGCGCTGACTTCCTGGGCGGAGTCGCACCGGATGGACCTGGTGGTGATCGGCCCGGAAGTCCCGCTCGCGCTCGGCCTCGCGGACCGCCTGGAGGCCGCGGGCGTGCCCGCCTTCGGGCCCTGGCGGGCGGCGGCGCGCATCGAATCGAGCAAGGCCTTCGCGAAGGACCTCATGAGCGCCGCGGGCGTGCCCACGGCCGACTACCGCGTCTTCACCGACGCGGCGCGGGCCGAAGCGCATGTGGCGGAGGCAGGCGGGCCGTGCGTGGTGAAGGCCTCCGGCCTGGCGGCGGGAAAGGGCGCGATCGTGTGCGACGATCCGGACGAGGCCTGCGTCGCCATCCGGCAGATGCTGGTGGAGGGAAGCATGGGCGATGCCGGACGCGAGGTCGTGATCGAGGAGCGCATGACCGGCGAGGAACTCAGCGTCTTCGCCCTCGCCGACGGGGAGCGGGCGATCCCGCTGGTGGCTTCGCAGGATCACAAGCGGGTCGGAGAGGGCGACACCGGACCCAACACCGGCGGCATGGGGGCGTACGCGCCGGTCTCGCTGGCCACCGACAACCTGATCGCGCGGGTCGGCGACGAAGTCCTCGATCCCGTGCTGCAGGCCCTCGCCGAGGCGGGCTGTCCGTTCCGCGGGCTCCTCTACGCCGGCCTGATGCTTACCGACGAGGGTCCCAGAGTGGTCGAGTTCAACTGCCGCTTCGGGGACCCCGAAACCCAGGTCGTACTTCCTCTGCTGGAGGGGTCGCTGCTGGACCCGATGATGGCGATTGCCGACGGGAGCGGTCTCCCGGGACACCGTGCCGGCACCGCCGGGGGAGCCGCGGTCACGACGGTGCTGGCGGCCGAAGGATATCCCGGGTCCTACCGGACGGGCGCGGCCATGGAGATCCCGGAGTCTCTCGCGGACGACCCCGACGTGCTTCTCTTCCACGCGGGCACCCGGCGCCACGAAGGTGCGGTGCTGACCGCGGGAGGCCGCGTGCTCGCCGCGACCGGGCTCGGCCGCACGCTGGCGGAGGCCGCCGAGCGTTCTCGGCGCGCCGCGCGCGAGATCCGTTTTGAAGGCAGGTACTTCCGGTCCGACATCGGATGGCGCGAGATGGCGCGAAGCTGA